GCGCCGCATAGAAGTTGTCGCCCTGCGGCACCACCGTGCCCAGGTATTTTTCGATCAGCTCGGGGTGGTGGTGTACGGCGTGCGAGAACGAGCAAAAGATCACTCCGACGCGGGCCAGCTGCTCGCGAAACGTCGTGCCCACGGACACCGAATCGAATACCGCATCCACTGCCACGCCCGCCAGGCGCGCGCGCTCGTGCAGCGGCACGCCGAGCTTTTCATAGGTCTCCAGCAGCTTGGGATCGACCTCGTCGAGGCTCTTGGGCGCGTCCTTCATGGACTTGGGCGCCGAGTAGTACGAAATCGCCTGGAAGTCGATGGGCTGGATCTTCAGATGCGCCCAGTCGGGCAGCTCCATGCCCTGCCAGCGCCGAAAGGCTGCCAGGCGCCAGTCCAGCAGGAATTGCGGCTCGCGCTTCTTGCGTGAAATGGCCCGGATCACGTCCTCGTCCAGGCCGGGCGGCAGGGCGTCGGATTCGATGTCGGTGACGAAGCCGTGCTGGTAGGGCTGGGCCAGCGCCTGCGCCAGCGGGTCGGCAACGGCAGGGGGGGAGAGGGTGTCGGTGTCGGCGTTCATGGCGGGGTGGGCTTTCCTTTTTTAATGTGCATATAGTATGAATCTTTCGATCTTTTGCACACAGCGCAGCGCTTGTCCGTACCTGTGGCGCGGACATGGCACAGGCGCCCCGTGGCTTTGCGGCAACGCGCAGCAGCCCGCGCGTGCGCTCCGGCGGCTGCTCAATCCAGTGCGGCGGCGCCCAGATTTTCGCAGTCCGACAGGTCGGTCTCGCTTTGCACGGGCAGTTGGCGCGCGATCTGGCGCAGGGCGGTGCGCAGGCCTTCTTCCAGCGTCGGGTGATAGACGGGCATACGCAGCATGTCCTGCACCGTCAGGCCCCGGTCGATGGCCAGGGCCAGCAGTTGCGCCAGGTGCTCGCCCGCCGGGGCGCACAGCTGCGCGCCCAGCAGCCGGCCACTGTCGGGTGCAGCGTAGATGCGCAGCAGGCCGGCGTTGCGCACGGCCACGCGGGCGCGGCCCTGGCGGGCGAAGTCGATCTCGCCGACCAGGTGCGGCTGCTCCTGCACCTCCTTGCCGCCCAGGCCGACGCTGGCGGCGTTGGGTTCGCAGAAGGTAATGGCCAGCGGCACGCGCCGGCGAAAGTGCCGCAGCGGCTGGCCTTGCGCCAGGCGCACGGCGTTGATGCCGGCGATATGGCCCTCGTCGGCGGCCTCGTGTAGCAGGGCGCGGTGACGATCCACGTCGCCGGCGACAAAGACGCTGGTGCCTTGCACCTGCAGCGTGCAGGGGTCGATGGGCGGCAGGCCGTGCTTGTCCAGCACCGGCCCCAGCGTGTCCAGGCCCAGGTATTCGATGTTGGGCGTGCGGCCCATGGCGGCCAGCACCTGATCGACTATCACCGTGGTCTGGCCGTTGCTGACCTCGATGCCGCCCTCGACCTCGCGCAGCTGCGCGTGCTCGCCCACGCTGATGGCAAATTCGCCCTGGAGCTGCTGGTACATGCGCTCGCCCACGGCCTCGTCCTGCAGGCCGGCCACGCGCTGGCTGGTCACGAAGGCCACGACCTCGATGCCCAGGCGGGCCAGCGCCTGCGCCAGTTCGGCACCAATGGCGCCCAGGCCGATGACGGCCATGCGCGGGCCGAGCGTGGGCTGCTCGAACAGCGTATCGGAGGTCAGGATGCGCTCGCCAAAGGCCAGCCAGGGGTCGGGCAGCACCGGTCGCGTGCCGGTGGCGACGATGACGCTGCGCGCCTTCCAGGTCTGGCCATTGACTTCGACGCGCTGCGCGTCCAGCAGCCGGGCGCGGCCCGAGATCGCCTTGTCGCCCGCATCGCTGGCGCGCAGCGTGCCGGCGACGAACTCGTCGCGCAGGGCGCGCACCCGTGCCAGCACGGCGTGCAGGTCGGCGTGCAGGTGCTCGCCGCCGCGCAGGCCGAAGGTCTCGAAGCGCGTGCGCGCGTGCAGGGCGTTGGCCGCCTCGACCAGCATCTTGGAGGGCATACAGCCCACGCGTGCGCAGGTCGTGCCCCAGGGGCCGTCATTGACCAGCAGATAGTTGTCGGTGCGCTTGCGCACTTCGCGCAGCGCGGCCAGGCCGGCGGTGCCGGCGCCGATGATCAGGGTGTCGAGGGTCTGTGGCATGGCGGTTTCCTGTTCGGGCAGTGGTCGGTTGTCCAGCCGGCAGTGTCGGGGCTGGGGCGCAGCGCGACTGTAGGCTGCCGGCATGAAAGCGCACTGCCATGCGGCGGATGGGCGTTTGAGCCGCTCAATCGGTCAATCGGCATCCAGCCAGCCCAGCCGGCCATGCGCCAGCTCATCGAGCCGGCTCTGGAACGTGCTGGCCTGGGCCTCGGGCAGGCTCAGGGTGAAGATGACTTGGGCGGCGTGCTGCACGTCCAGCAGTTGGGCGTCAGCAGCCGCGAGTTCGCGGCGCAGCAGTCCTTCCAGGGCATAGGGCACGCAGGCGCGCAGCTGTACCAGGCGCTGGCGCGGCAGCTTGTGCGCCGTGAGCAGGGCTTGGGCCACGCTGTCGGTATAGGCGCGCACCAGGCCGCCAGCGCCCAGCTTGATGCCGCCGAAATAGCGCACCACGGTGGCCAGCACGCCGTCGAGCTGCTGGTGGCGCAGCACGTCCAGCATGGGCCGGCCCGCCGTGCCTCCGGGTTCGCCGTCATCGACCGCCGCCGACTGCCCGCCGGCCAGCAAGGCCCAGCAGACATGGCGCGCCGTGGGATGCTGCTGGCGCAGCTGCTCCACCCGCGCCTGGGCGGCGGCGCGGTCGGGCATGGGCTCGACGCAGCCGATGAAGCGGCTTTTCCTGATGATGAGTTCGCTGTGGGCCGGGCCGGCCAGAGTGAAGAGCATGGGCTTGCAGGACTTTCCGGACTGTCAGCGCGCCGCCAAGATGGCACGCACCAGGTTGCGGCTGTGCGCGCCGAAGTGGCGCATCAGGCGGGCGATGCTGGCGTCCAGCGCCGCTTGGGTCTGGGGCTTTTGCCGCTCCACCTCGGCCATGACGTCGATGTCGCCGCCCTCGGCGCCGAAGTCGAAGCCCGGATCATCGACATAAGCCGATGGCACCGAGGCCAGCAGCTGCGCCGTCACCGCCTCGCCCAGGCCATAGGACTGGCGCGCCACGGTGTCGCGCAGCGCCGTTGCCGTCCAAGCGCCCTGGGCGGTGTCGGTGCCGGTGTCGGCCAGGGCGCGTTCGAGCGCATTGCCGCGTGGGGCGCTGGCATCTACCGGATTCAGCTGGCTGGCGTAGCGCTCCAGCACGAAATGCCGGTTGGACAGCAGCACCACCATGTCGTCGCGCGCCTGCGGCATACCCAGCAGGGCGCGCAGCTGGATGCCGATCATCCGCGCCGTGCCAAAGCCCGGCGCCAGGCGGGCGTGGTAGGGCTGGGTCATGTCCTGCACGTAGTGCATGGCCAGGCCGGCAAAGCGCCAGCCCCAGTAGGGGTGGCCGCTTTGGAAAGCCAGCTCGGACAGGCCCTGGTACTGGTGCAGGCGCAGCAGCGGATAGGTGCGCCGCAGAAAGCCGGCGGCTGCGTAGAGGATGGGCGACTCGTCGTAAAAACCCATGTGGAACGGCGCCTGCGTCGAGAAATCCAGTTTCGGATTGCCAAAGGGCAGCTTGCCCAGGCCGAACTGCTGGCCCCAGGGGCCTGGGCTGTCCTCCCATAGGTTGACATCCATGCCGTAGTCGGGCTCGTCGCTGGCCGAGGCCAGCACGGCCAGCGCCGCCAGCAGCTGGCCCGGCTGCACGCGCACGAAGCGGTGCGCCTCGCCGTCCTTGTCGCGGTGGGGCAGGGCGCTGACCTGCTCGTGCGGCATGGCCTCGCCGGGTGGTGGCGTGCCGTGCGGGTCGGGCTGCACGTACAGCGCCAGGCGGCTGTCGGGCGAGACGCGCAGCGCCTTCAAAAAGGCCTGGCGCAGCGCCT
This portion of the Melaminivora jejuensis genome encodes:
- a CDS encoding dihydrolipoyl dehydrogenase, yielding MPQTLDTLIIGAGTAGLAALREVRKRTDNYLLVNDGPWGTTCARVGCMPSKMLVEAANALHARTRFETFGLRGGEHLHADLHAVLARVRALRDEFVAGTLRASDAGDKAISGRARLLDAQRVEVNGQTWKARSVIVATGTRPVLPDPWLAFGERILTSDTLFEQPTLGPRMAVIGLGAIGAELAQALARLGIEVVAFVTSQRVAGLQDEAVGERMYQQLQGEFAISVGEHAQLREVEGGIEVSNGQTTVIVDQVLAAMGRTPNIEYLGLDTLGPVLDKHGLPPIDPCTLQVQGTSVFVAGDVDRHRALLHEAADEGHIAGINAVRLAQGQPLRHFRRRVPLAITFCEPNAASVGLGGKEVQEQPHLVGEIDFARQGRARVAVRNAGLLRIYAAPDSGRLLGAQLCAPAGEHLAQLLALAIDRGLTVQDMLRMPVYHPTLEEGLRTALRQIARQLPVQSETDLSDCENLGAAALD
- a CDS encoding IMPACT family protein, with the translated sequence MLFTLAGPAHSELIIRKSRFIGCVEPMPDRAAAQARVEQLRQQHPTARHVCWALLAGGQSAAVDDGEPGGTAGRPMLDVLRHQQLDGVLATVVRYFGGIKLGAGGLVRAYTDSVAQALLTAHKLPRQRLVQLRACVPYALEGLLRRELAAADAQLLDVQHAAQVIFTLSLPEAQASTFQSRLDELAHGRLGWLDAD